One Kitasatospora sp. NBC_01266 genomic window carries:
- a CDS encoding DUF402 domain-containing protein yields the protein MTDTKLFQPGTTAIRRDVHADRVWTAMPQRVIDDTGHMLTLAYWPGIESLAPTTWITSTRTGDDATRQQGLADLAAGTWTLDHYQWTGTELLSHFLNSEWFSVHRFQDATTKEPLRWYVNFEHPYRRRPGLGIDTMDLALDLVITPDLSGHHWKDQEEYAQLRRLGVVDDYVGRQVERARERAIGMLDDRTGPFAGGWPTWAPDPSWPLPTLPPGAEEAATSATAYRP from the coding sequence ATGACCGACACCAAGCTGTTCCAGCCCGGCACCACCGCGATCCGCCGCGACGTCCACGCCGACCGGGTATGGACCGCGATGCCGCAACGCGTGATCGACGACACCGGCCACATGCTGACCCTGGCCTACTGGCCGGGCATCGAGAGCCTGGCCCCGACGACCTGGATCACCTCGACCCGCACCGGTGACGACGCCACCCGCCAGCAGGGCCTGGCAGACCTGGCGGCCGGCACCTGGACCCTGGACCACTACCAGTGGACCGGCACCGAGCTGCTGAGCCACTTCCTGAACAGCGAGTGGTTCTCCGTGCACCGCTTCCAGGACGCCACCACGAAGGAACCACTGCGCTGGTACGTGAACTTCGAGCACCCCTACCGGCGCCGCCCCGGCCTCGGCATCGACACCATGGACCTCGCCCTCGACCTGGTCATCACCCCCGACCTGTCGGGGCACCACTGGAAAGACCAGGAAGAGTACGCCCAGCTACGCCGCCTCGGTGTGGTCGACGACTACGTGGGCCGCCAGGTCGAGCGGGCCCGAGAACGGGCGATCGGCATGCTGGACGACCGCACCGGGCCGTTCGCCGGCGGCTGGCCGACCTGGGCACCGGATCCGTCCTGGCCGCTGCCGACGCTGCCGCCCGGCGCCGAGGAAGCGGCCACCTCGGCGACCGCGTACCGGCCATGA